In the Pseudorasbora parva isolate DD20220531a chromosome 23, ASM2467924v1, whole genome shotgun sequence genome, one interval contains:
- the cdc42se2 gene encoding CDC42 small effector protein 2, whose protein sequence is MSEFWLCFNCCIAEQPQPKRRRRIDRSMIGEPTNFVHTAHVGSGDIFSGINSVNSIQNQMQSKGGYGGEAMSVNVQMQLVDTKAG, encoded by the exons ATGAGTGAATTCTGGTTGTGCTTCAACTGCTGTATCGCCGAGCAGCCGCAGCCG AAGAGGCGGAGACGTATAGATCGGAGTATGATCGGCGAGCCAACCAATTTTGTCCACACGGCCCACGTAGGATCTGGAGATATTTTCAGTGGCATAAACTCT GTGAACTCAATCCAGAACCAAATGCAGTCAAAAGGAGGCTATGGAGGAGAGGCCATGTCTGTTAACGTGCAGATGCAGCTGGTGGATACAAAAGCAGGATAA